The following proteins come from a genomic window of Ilumatobacter coccineus YM16-304:
- a CDS encoding HIT family protein yields the protein MATVFTMIINGDIPGTFLHRDEHCVVFMSINPMAPGHALVVPIEEIDHWIDASDELSAHLFAVAHRVAKAQERAFGCEKVGMIIAGYEVPHTHIHLIPTNDMSQLSFANAAASVDRDDLEAWADAIRNEL from the coding sequence ATGGCAACCGTGTTCACCATGATCATCAACGGCGACATCCCCGGCACGTTCCTGCATCGTGACGAACACTGCGTCGTGTTCATGTCGATCAACCCGATGGCCCCGGGCCATGCGCTCGTCGTCCCGATCGAGGAGATCGATCACTGGATCGACGCCTCCGACGAACTGTCGGCACACCTGTTCGCCGTGGCGCACCGGGTGGCCAAGGCGCAGGAGCGGGCGTTCGGCTGTGAGAAGGTCGGCATGATCATCGCCGGATACGAAGTGCCGCACACGCACATCCACCTGATCCCGACCAACGACATGAGTCAGCTCAGCTTCGCCAACGCGGCGGCATCGGTCGATCGCGACGATCTCGAAGCCTGGGCCGACGCCATCCGCAACGAACTCTGA
- a CDS encoding CDP-alcohol phosphatidyltransferase family protein, whose translation MSIPETAASPTAEPAEGVFENVFTLPNLFTLLRLMCLPLFLYLLFAQDNRAGAAWLLALLGSTDWVDGYIARRFDQTSEFGKIFDPTVDRLLFIVSVTAIIIDGSIPLWFAIAVLARELIVGGVIAFSTLFLHMERFGVTWLGKCATFALMGAVPSFLLGNADVWESPAFLVVAWVLGIPGLALSYWTGIAYIPLIRHGIAAGRATSDPTTPTPA comes from the coding sequence GTGAGCATTCCGGAGACCGCTGCATCGCCCACGGCCGAGCCGGCCGAAGGCGTGTTCGAGAACGTCTTCACGCTGCCGAACCTCTTCACCTTGTTGAGGTTGATGTGCCTGCCCCTCTTCCTCTACCTCCTGTTCGCACAAGACAATCGAGCCGGAGCCGCCTGGTTGCTGGCCCTGCTCGGCAGCACCGACTGGGTCGACGGCTACATCGCCCGACGATTCGACCAGACCAGCGAGTTCGGCAAGATCTTCGACCCGACGGTCGACCGCCTGCTGTTCATCGTGTCGGTCACCGCCATCATCATCGACGGGTCGATCCCGCTCTGGTTCGCCATCGCCGTGCTCGCCCGCGAACTGATCGTCGGGGGAGTGATCGCCTTCTCGACGCTGTTCCTCCACATGGAACGCTTTGGTGTCACGTGGCTCGGCAAATGTGCCACGTTCGCGCTCATGGGTGCGGTGCCGAGCTTTCTGCTCGGCAACGCCGACGTCTGGGAGTCACCGGCGTTCCTCGTCGTGGCCTGGGTGCTCGGAATCCCGGGCTTGGCGCTCAGCTACTGGACCGGCATCGCCTATATTCCTCTGATCCGTCACGGCATCGCGGCAGGCCGTGCAACCTCCGATCCAACCACGCCGACCCCCGCCTGA
- the gcvH gene encoding glycine cleavage system protein GcvH — protein sequence MNIPDDRRYSSDHEWIRRDGDSNLVTIGITDYAQDSLGDVVFVEAPEVGATVANAESVTEVESTKSVSDIYAPVAGVVTAANEALDDNPELLNSDPYGDGWICSIEMSDPSEFDALLDADAYRALTEG from the coding sequence ATGAACATCCCCGACGACCGTCGCTACTCCTCCGACCACGAGTGGATTCGCCGCGACGGCGACTCGAATCTCGTCACGATCGGCATCACCGACTACGCGCAGGATTCGCTGGGCGACGTCGTCTTCGTCGAGGCTCCCGAGGTCGGCGCGACCGTCGCCAACGCCGAATCGGTGACCGAGGTCGAGAGCACCAAGTCCGTCAGCGACATCTACGCCCCGGTCGCCGGTGTCGTCACCGCGGCCAACGAAGCGCTCGACGACAACCCCGAACTCCTCAACTCCGACCCGTACGGCGACGGATGGATCTGCTCGATCGAGATGAGCGACCCGTCCGAGTTCGACGCGTTGCTCGACGCCGACGCCTATCGCGCACTGACCGAAGGATGA